The nucleotide sequence TGCAGCAGTCCTGGGCCAGTCACCGAGCTACGACTGGGGACCAAGTCTCGACATTGGCATTGTAAGTGTTGACTCTGAGAATAGTAGACATACCGACTAACTCTCATGCCTGCGCCTTAGATCCTGTTCCCTGGCTTCCAACCTCTGGATGTCATCGCCCCAGCCGACGTCATGATGGCCGTAAGCTCTCTCCGAGTCTCTCGTAACCTTGATCCAAGTCATGCACCACGACCTACAGCTCACATCCTTTCATCCCCCGCAGCTCTCCGGCAGCGTCAACATGACCATCTCCTTCATCTGGAAAGAAGCCGGCCCCGTCTGGGCCCGCTCGCCGCCGCGCCTCAACCCCGCGCCCCCGAACCCAAACATCCCCGCCGGCGTCTTCCCCATCCAGGCGCCGAGCTTCGTGGCGACGCACTCGTTCGCCGACGCGCCGCCGCTCGACGTGGTCCTCGTGCCCGGCGGGGCCGGATCCCGGGTGCTGCACGACCACAACGACACCTCGGTCGAGGACTTTGTAAAGGAGCGCTACCCCACGCTCAGGTACCTGCTCAGCGTCTGCACGGGGTCCGGGTTCCTGGCCAAGTCCGGGCTGCTGGACGGGCGCCGGGCCACCACCAACAAGGCGGCCTGGTCGTGGCCGACGCAGTTTGGCACCAACGTGACCTGGGTCCCTACTGCGAGGTGGGTCGAGGATGGGAATATCTGGTCTAGCTCTGGTGTTTCTGCAGGTTAGTCTGTCTGTATTTTTTCTGTTTAATTTTTAATTCCCCCAAGATATTTTCGAGCTGGTGTGTTTACCATGTTTGTCTTGTGTACGAACACGTGCTGACTCGGCCTTCAAAGGCATCGATATGACGTATGCCTTCTTCTCCAGAATTCTCGACCAGAAGCTGGTGGATAGGACCATGAACAATATCGAGTATGCGCCGCATCTGGACGAGCACTGGGACCCGTACTCTATTGTGCACAACGTAAGCCATATTTCTCTCGTTCTTTCTGTCGGAATGCTCACAGACCATGTTCTAACTCGAACCTTGTGGCATATTCAGGTTCCCGGTGCCGACCAGTCTCAATCCCTGGGGGAGTGTGTTGGCCCAGCTGGCTATGAATTCACCTGCAACAAGGAGTGAGCTTGAATCATTCAACATGCCAATACCTGATTCAGGACTACCGCCCTTTTGTAGCACCACAGCGGAGGTTGCTTTCTTTGCGCCACAAAGACTTTGCGGGCAGACCAACACAAGAGTTTTTCGACTTGATTACATCTCAGCCTGGCTAATGGTTTGAAAAGCCGATTGAATACATCCAACAATGCCTGTTGAATTACACAAAAATTGCCCTCTCTGGCCCCCAAGGGCCCACACTGCTATTGACCCACACATTCAGGCTGCGATCAGGTTGGGTTCAGTTGTGATCAGTCTCGTTCAGTTACAATCAGTCAATTGACCCAAAAGGGCCTGAAACTGTGGCGGTGCGATGAGGATTTCTTTAGTGATGCAACTTTTCGCGAAAGAACACTTTTGGTCCAACAGGGCCCGAAATGGGACTTTTAGGTCCACAAACTTACCCAACCAAGGCCCAAATCAATTCCCGCGCCATTTGAAATAAAACCCAGTTTCTGTCCTGAGCCCAGTTTTGTTCCTTCTCTTTTCCGAGTGTCTTCCCAGTTTTACATCTCTCACACAAAGAAACAACCAAATTTTTCGCCACTTGTATCTTACACCCGTCTCTTTTCTACATCCTGCCCAAGGCAGATGCCTCACTTTACGTGTATTTGAGATAACATCCATCAAAATGGGTAAAAAGAGGACGGCGGAGGACAGAAGAAAACAAGCTGAGGAAAGCGGCTTCAActtcgacgacgaggacgttgACGATAAACCTGTCCCACGATTTGTTCTGGGATATACCGAAAGAGTGTGCAATGTACAGGTAGAGCTCTGGCAGGAGTAAGTCACATTTTCGTCGCCTATGAGCAGCAATCACTGACATCTTGAAGGTACCAACAAAAGTGCCCGGATGCCAATCATAGCGATTTGAGAACTCTGAAGAGATTCGCCGAATTTATAGCCAGCTGTACTTCGGGGATTCTTGACCCGGAAGGCAAAGCTACTGTTCAGACTGTGCGCAATCACTTCCGTCGCTTTGTGTCAGGCTGGAATCGCAACAACCCTAAATCATTGATCACGAGAGATCATACGGATTCCATCACCAATGTAAGTCTCCGAATCTTTTGTCACTGGGTAAAACACTTATACTTACTAAACACAGTATATTAAAGGGCCACTAAAGAAGAAGATCGGGTTGTCAGACCTTAAAAGACCGAAAACGTACATGACAATCGAAAATTTCATGTACATGGAAAGACAGCTTTGGCAGAGTGATGGGCATAAATACCTTCACGATGGATATCGTGTCTTGATTAGTGCCAAACTGAAATATCATGTGTTCACCTCAGCTAGAGTGGGTGAGATAAGTGAGAGCTCTAGTCGAGCGGGCACTGGGAATGGGCTGCTTTACAAGGTGCGTAAATGCCATGCCCACCCGCTCCAAATGCAAGCTAACATTTATGCGCCCAACAGCATACGGAGATGTTAGTCGCATGGAAGAATGGAGAGCCAGAGCTGCGCTACAGTCTTAAACGGGAGTTTGCGAAAGGGATGCACGACAAGGAAGATCAGCGGTAAGTGAACTATACTCCATGAGAACAGTACGGCGATTCGTTTCTCCTCAAAGTTACTGGGGTATACCACAGCTACTCTTCTAATCATGAAATTATTGAAAAACAGACCAACGCACATTTTATATGAGCACTTACCCGGCCAGCCTCTCATTCTGAGCCCGATCGTCTTTCTGCTGGCCATATTCCTCGCACGAGGAGCTTTCAAAAGCTACAGTGACATTCAGCAGATTTTGGACGTGAAACCACCATCTGATCAAGGATACTGGGTTTTGGACTGGGCAGATCATGTTAAGGATCTCCCAGTGTTTCCAACAATGACTGCAAAGGGTATGACCCAGAAGATTCAAACGGCTGGTGCGTTTGCCAATCAGATCAGGGGTCTATCAATACGTGCAGGAATGGAACGACCCGTGACACCACATGGAATCCGCCGAGAATGCCTGATCCAAGCTACAAGTAAGAATTTTGGCTTTTAGTTTCACAGTGCTTTGCTAACAAAACCCTAGGTAACGGTTACTCCAAGGATAAGTTGATGAAGTTTGCTGCTCATACAAACCAAATGACACTAACCAGGGACTATTTGAGCTCCATTACGCATGTGGATGGTCAAGGAAGTTTTCTCAAGATGCCCCTGCGGAGCGATCAAGCCGAGGACTTCCGTTCAATGACTGTCAAAAGAAATCCAgatctttttctctctttgccTGCAAAGGCACAGGATGAACTAAGACAGCAACCTGATTATGTTGTCATTTCCGAGCAGCTCAAGGATCTAGCTTCCAAGACGGATGCTCAAAGcagaaaagacaaaagccGACTTATCTCACGCAGACGCAAGCTTGAGAAAGCGGAGCTAGACAAAGCTCGCAGTTCCCAGTCCCGGGTGCACCCAAAAGATCGCGAAGAGCTAGAGAGGCATCATGTAGACCAGGACCGTTCCCGGTTTGGGCGCCTGAAACACATGATGCTGGAGCGCAGACGTCTCTCCAACGCACTATTTCAGGTGGCTGATCTAAGGAGCGAGATTGGAATTTCGGCCATAAAAGATCTTTATGGTCTTTTAAAGAACGATTGCCAAGTTGCGTATCAGCCATCTCTGCGGCCAATTGATGGCAGATGCCCCAGGAAGGAATGCAACGTCGAAATCGACTCGTAAgtaaaattaaaattcgATTCGATTGAAGTGCTACTTACGTATCTATTTATTAGGATTGATGCCGATGATAGATGGGATCATGTTTTCAAATGCGTCAAGGCACAGCAACAAGGAGAGCACAAGTTCGTTGAATTTTGCTTCATATGCAATCAAGCAGTCGGAGGATCCGAACGATGGGAAATTCATTGTTAGGAACACGTCAGGAAATGTGAAATCCGTACACGATGTGACTTCGTGAAGTTCCGCCGAGCCATCGCCTACGCTGGCAACTGCATAACATGCCTACATAACGAACAACTGCCTGCTGCAAGACGGCTTTACGGGTTCATGAAGCAGTCGAGCTGGAAGAAACACATTCACgaatgtttcttttcttacaTAAACAAATCTGGTTCCCAAACGGAGCTCCATTGTCCAGATCCTCTTTGCTCAACAGAGTACGACTCAACAGAGGACTTATGGTACCACCTACAGGACGCCCACAGCTATCCCTCTCCAAAGGCTGGTTGCCGGTTGAAAACTGAAAAGGATCCATTCATGAGGGATTATGCGGCGCCAAATCCTCACCAGCCAAAGCGTCGTCGAATTCGTGAAATCAGCACCGATGTGATTAAGGAAGACCCTTTTGAAACTCAGTCTGAAACGATTTGCACCACGCCGTCTACTCTTAGCATTCTTTCAACAAGTTGCGATTCTTTTGATGCGAGCACCCCTGTGCCCCCAATTTCCGAAGATGGTTCACACTACGCGGTAAGTGTATCGAATTAAACCCCAATCACTCCCTCGATATAAACTAATTTGCATCCaacaaaaaggcaaaacaaaaatttcTGCAACTGGAAACAAGCGCCCTTACTGCTCTCGCAGAGTCTAACAGTATTTCTGGGAACTTCAAAGTTGTCAACACCGGATTGAACATTAACTCCATCACTTCTATGGAGGAAACAGGGTGCTCGTCAAGCAACAATAATACATCGCACCTCGATCCTTCTTCAAACTCTAAGATCTGCGAGCCTGTCAAGATTCTCGGATTCGCTGTAGAATTGGCGGATCCAGATCTTCTTGGGGTGACGACGAGCCATAACCTATTTCCAGATAAGGTAcctttgcaaacaaagagcCAGCCAATGGCAATCGATGAAGAACAAGACATATGGGAGGCCGAGAAACTGCTTGCAAAACGTCGTCGTGGCCGGGAGATTCAATATCTTGTCAAGTGGAAAGGTTTCC is from Pyricularia oryzae 70-15 chromosome 2, whole genome shotgun sequence and encodes:
- a CDS encoding DJ-1/PfpI family protein — protein: MARCNNRIWVYIYSSSISFSVLSSSLSRYISCHIETKPQTHTKAHIAMAMRLFLFGLSAAAVLGQSPSYDWGPSLDIGIILFPGFQPLDVIAPADVMMALSGSVNMTISFIWKEAGPVWARSPPRLNPAPPNPNIPAGVFPIQAPSFVATHSFADAPPLDVVLVPGGAGSRVLHDHNDTSVEDFVKERYPTLRYLLSVCTGSGFLAKSGLLDGRRATTNKAAWSWPTQFGTNVTWVPTARWVEDGNIWSSSGVSAGIDMTYAFFSRILDQKLVDRTMNNIEYAPHLDEHWDPYSIVHNVPGADQSQSLGECVGPAGYEFTCNKE